A section of the Humulus lupulus chromosome 2, drHumLupu1.1, whole genome shotgun sequence genome encodes:
- the LOC133815773 gene encoding secoisolariciresinol dehydrogenase-like, with translation MATTSLLSAVSRRLEGKVALITGGASGIGRRTAEIFAQHGAKLVIADVQDELGHSVSQSISSSGAENDVTYVHCDVTDENQVKAAVEKAVKSFGKLDIMFNNAGIIGDSKFRLVESDKDDFERVLRVNVTGVFLGIKHAAQAMISANNDSIVGGSIISTASVSASLGGTGSYAYTCSKSAVLGLTMNAAVELGQFGIRVNCVSPFVVATPMAKEFTGFSEEEIESMSGEIANLKHVRLKADDIANAALFLGSDEGRYVSGHNLVVDGGMVIVNPSFTTLQQKN, from the exons ATGGCAACCACTTCATTGCTCTCTGCAGTTTCAAGAAG gttGGAAGGTAAGGTAGCTTTGATCACCGGAGGAGCCAGTGGGATAGGCCGAAGAACTGCCGAAATCTTCGCCCAACATGGAGCCAAATTAGTCATAGCCGATGTCCAAGACGAGCTTGGCCACTCCGTATCCCAATCTATATCATCGTCGGGTGCCGAAAACGACGTCACTTATGTCCACTGCGACGTAACAGACGAAAACCAAGTCAAAGCTGCGGTGGAAAAAGCCGTAAAATCGTTCGGAAAGTTAGACATAATGTTCAACAACGCCGGCATAATTGGCGACAGCAAATTCCGACTCGTGGAGAGCGACAAGGACGATTTCGAGCGCGTGTTGCGAGTGAACGTCACAGGCGTCTTTCTCGGCATCAAACACGCTGCCCAAGCCATGATCTCTGCCAACAATGACAGTATTGTTGGCGGCAGCATCATATCGACAGCTAGTGTTAGTGCGAGCTTGGGCGGCACAGGCTCGTACGCCTACACTTGCTCGAAGAGTGCAGTGTTGGGGCTGACTATGAATGCTGCTGTGGAGTTGGGACAGTTTGGAATAAGAGTCAACTGTGTGTCGCCGTTCGTGGTTGCGACGCCGATGGCTAAGGAGTTTACTGGGTTTAGCGAGGAGGAGATTGAGAGTATGTCCGGTGAGATTGCTAACTTGAAGCATGTGAGGCTTAAGGCAGATGATATTGCTAATGCAGCTCTGTTTTTGGGTAGTGATGAGGGTCGGTATGTGAGTGGACATAACCTTGTTGTTGATGGAGGTATGGTTATTGTTAATCCTTCCTTTACTACTCTTCAACAAAAAAATTAA